The DNA region AGGATAGATTTAAATACTAGCTATGCCGATCAAATAGTATGGGATAATACAATCAGATACTTAAATAGTAGATTAGTTGTATCTGATGAACATATCTATGATCAAGATGGTTCTCAAATCTTTAATACTTACTCTATTCCTTTAGATGAAGTTGTATTAGATATTGCTTGTGGAAATAGTAACATTGCTATCTTGACAGATAAAGGACTTGCTTTTGGTGACAATGTGATTAGTCAAAAATCTGAAGACTTATATACTAGACTTAATTTATTTCAAAATGAATCTGAATCTTATGTGATGGTTAGCAATGACAATTCATATCAGATTTACTCATTTGAAGGTGATAAGATATATGAAGAAAGCAACATTAATGGAACTGTTGTAGGACTTTTTCAGGTAGTTTCCGATTCTAAACCTGAAGTGCTTATCATTGAAGATAATCAACTGCTTGTGGAAAATGTCTATGGTATTCTGGAAAATAGTTTTCCTGCTCCAATTGGAAGTACATTTACAGATTTTAGTGATATGTACTTTGTTGAAAAAGACGAAATCCTTCACATGATATTTGTGGATAATTCAGGAAATATCAACATTATTGACAATAATGGCGAACTTCAAAGACAGTACACATTCAACGCAGGTAAAAGAGAAAATAGTTCATACTACTTGTCTCAAATTGGAAACGATGTTGTTTTAAACACCATTGATGAATTTGGACAGATAAATGCATTCTATGTTATGGATGGTAATTTGATTGAAACGAAGTATTCTGGAGATGATTTAGGTTTTACTAGAAATCCTTTTGTTTATTCAGATACGAATCTTAATCAAAAAGGAAGTGGTATTGTAAGAAGCGGTAATGTTTACAATTGGCCAAATCCGATCAGAGAAAATTTTACAAACTTCAGATTTTATCTAAATAATCCAGCAAATGTTAAAATTGAAATTTATGATATGACTGGTGATAAAAAAGATACTCTTGAAGAGGAAGTTAATATTACAATGAACTATTATGAAATTCGTTGGGAGACTAAATTACCTTCCGGAGTTTACTATGCGAAAGTCGTATTTGATGATGGAAATAGTAAAGAAACTTATACCGTTAAATTAGCCATAGTAAGATAGGTTTTATATGCTAAAATATTTCATATTGATAACTTTAACTTTTTCAATGCTATATTCTCAGAGTGATGACTACAATCATCCTGAGCTTAGATGGCAATCCTTCGATACAGAACATTTTACATTTCATTATCATGATGGCACAGAAGAGACAGCAAACAGGGCTGCAAATGTGGCAGAGCATGTATATGACACTATTACAAAACTTTATGATTATTATCCTGAGGATAAAATTCATGTTCTTATAAATGATTATGATGATTTTGCCAATGGATACGCAGCTTATTATGATAACAAAATTTCACTGTGGGCACCAAATCTTGATACAGAATTAAGGGGAACTCATGATTGGATAAGAAATGTTTTTACTCACGAATTCTCACATATGATTCAACTTCAAACTTCAAAAAAACTTGGTAATGTTCCAGCTATTTACTTTCAGTTTACTGACTATGAGAAAGAGAAGAGAAAAGACGTGGTAAGCGGTTTTCCTAATGTCTTAGCATCATATGGTGTACCAATGAATATTATTCCAGGTTGGTTTGCTGAGGGCGTTGCTCAAAATCAGGACCCACAAAAACATCATCATGATTTTTGGGATGCAAATAGGGATATGGTTCTAAGGGAAAGAATTCTAACTGGTAATGAGTTTAGTTATAGTAAACTTTCGGATTTTGGTGATAAGAGTTCTCATGAAGCTGAGACGGTTTACAATACTGGATTTGCCTATGTAAAATATATGTTTGATAGATTTGGACATGATATAACTTCAAAAATCTCAAAAGAGATGAGTAGACCTTTCGTGTTTTCCTTCGAGCAGGGAATTGAAAATGTGACAGGAGTAGAAGACGCTGAAAGTTTATACGTACACTGGATCGATTCTTTAAGAACTGATTACAAAGATAAAACAGATTTGATTTCTAAAAATTTAGTTGAAGGTGATAGTATTTCTGATGGTGCATTTGTTAATTCAATTCCTAGATATTCTCCAGATGGAAAGTATTTAGCTTATCAGAGCTCATTAAAACAAGGTGAAGTTACTTTCTACAGAAGAGATCTTTACGTTAAGGATATCGAGAAGGACTCCATAGTGGCAAAAGTACCAATGGTAAGTTTTTCCAGCTATTCTTGGACAAAAGATTCAAAATTTATATTTTTTTCAAGACATAAAACATTCTCAGTTTATGGTAACAATTTTCTGGATATTTACAGATATGATATAGAAAATAAGAAGGAAGAGCAGCTAACCAGAGGTTTGAGAGCCACCAATCCAGCGATCTCACCAGATGGAAGATCTATTTTGTATGTAACGTCTGTAGATGGTAATCAGAATATTATGAAGCTTGATTTTGGCAAAGGTGCAGTTGATGAGGATGAAAACGGAAATGATATTATCAAAGATTTAACAGGATCTGACGATTTTGAGCTATTACTTGATAATTACTTAATCACTGAAGTCACAACCGACACAAGTGGTGTTCAGTACTATATGCCAGCTTGGAATAATGCAGGAGACAAATTTGTTTGTGCAAAATCAGATGAACATTTTGGTCGGGATATTGTTGTTTTTGACAAAGATGGGAATGTTCTTAAAAATTTAAATAATGATTATGACATGAGAAATCCTGTATTCTCTGATGATGATAGATATATTTATTACTCATCAGACAAAACCGGTATTTTCAATATTTACAGATATGATTTGGAAAATGAAATAAACGAACTTATTACTAATGTAAGAGGTGGTGCTTTTCATCCTACTTTCAGAAATAATAAAATTGTTTATGTTAATTATAAAGGTAAAAAACTAAATATTTACGAACTTAGAAATATTAAAGCTTTAAATCCTGAAGTTTCATACTATAAGGATTATGCTTTACCAGTTTTTGATAGAGAGTATGCAAATGTGAACTATATGAAGGAAACCCGTAAATATTATGCTGAATATCCAAGCGTTCTGTTAATTCCAAGATTAACAATTGATAAAGACTCATTTAAGCCAGGTCTATATGTAAGTATGAATGACTATTTGAACAAGATCAATTTTTTTGGTGGCGTTGTTGTTAACACAAAAGGTGATTATGATCTGTATGCAATGGCGGAATATAAATATTTATTACCTGCTCTTTATGGAGAATATATCAACGTTGTAAAACACACAGATAATGAGTTTGATGATTCGTTAAAAATAATTGGTTACAACGGAAGTGGGGCAAACGCAGAACCAGTTTTTGAACAGTTAAAATATGAGTACAGATATGATTTGAAAGAAGTTTCAATTGGACTAAAAACACCACTAAATGTTGACTCTAAATACTTAAACATTCTTGGAGTTCCATCAATTGATGTAGGTTTTACTATAGCTAAATACAATGCTGAAGCAGATGCAGGAGATTTTGTTGTATCTTATGATTATTATCGTGGTAAAAAATATAAAGCTAAACTGGGAGTATCTACTCCTGCAAGAGGATGGGATTATGAAATTAATCCGGTAGATTCAAGGGATATCAATTTCACTTTTACAAGGAATCAAACAAAGTTCATGACAGGGTTTGAAGTTGATAGTAAAATGGGGAACCTCGCAGAGAAATACAAAGATTACGATTTTAATCAATATGATATGAGTTGGTCAGAAAAATTTGGATTACCATTTAACACTGGTCTTACATTTAAGCTTAAAGGTTCTTACTTTGATGTAGACAGTATAGATGGTTTTTATAATGATTATGTGGGCGGTTTATTGGGGCTTAAAGGATATTCATTCTATAGTATTGGTGGAACACGAACAGTATATGGATCTGCTACATATAGATTTCCTTTAATGTTACGTAAGAACATAGACATGGGCTTCATGAACTTGAAAAAGATTTATGCTGGTGTATTCTATGAGGCTGGGAACGCATGGACAAATCAAGATGATTTTGATTTCAACGAGACATTATTGTCGGATTTGAAAACCGATATTGGTTTGAGTTTAAGATTTTATGCAATATCTTTTTATGGAATGCCAACGGCAATTGAATATCAAGTTGCCTATGGTTTCCAGAAATTTATTGATGAGGAAGTCGAATATGGAAATGAGCTAAGGCACTATTTCACGGTACTGTTTGGGTTCCCTGAATTTTAATGTAAACAATTT from Candidatus Delongbacteria bacterium includes:
- a CDS encoding PD40 domain-containing protein, coding for MLKYFILITLTFSMLYSQSDDYNHPELRWQSFDTEHFTFHYHDGTEETANRAANVAEHVYDTITKLYDYYPEDKIHVLINDYDDFANGYAAYYDNKISLWAPNLDTELRGTHDWIRNVFTHEFSHMIQLQTSKKLGNVPAIYFQFTDYEKEKRKDVVSGFPNVLASYGVPMNIIPGWFAEGVAQNQDPQKHHHDFWDANRDMVLRERILTGNEFSYSKLSDFGDKSSHEAETVYNTGFAYVKYMFDRFGHDITSKISKEMSRPFVFSFEQGIENVTGVEDAESLYVHWIDSLRTDYKDKTDLISKNLVEGDSISDGAFVNSIPRYSPDGKYLAYQSSLKQGEVTFYRRDLYVKDIEKDSIVAKVPMVSFSSYSWTKDSKFIFFSRHKTFSVYGNNFLDIYRYDIENKKEEQLTRGLRATNPAISPDGRSILYVTSVDGNQNIMKLDFGKGAVDEDENGNDIIKDLTGSDDFELLLDNYLITEVTTDTSGVQYYMPAWNNAGDKFVCAKSDEHFGRDIVVFDKDGNVLKNLNNDYDMRNPVFSDDDRYIYYSSDKTGIFNIYRYDLENEINELITNVRGGAFHPTFRNNKIVYVNYKGKKLNIYELRNIKALNPEVSYYKDYALPVFDREYANVNYMKETRKYYAEYPSVLLIPRLTIDKDSFKPGLYVSMNDYLNKINFFGGVVVNTKGDYDLYAMAEYKYLLPALYGEYINVVKHTDNEFDDSLKIIGYNGSGANAEPVFEQLKYEYRYDLKEVSIGLKTPLNVDSKYLNILGVPSIDVGFTIAKYNAEADAGDFVVSYDYYRGKKYKAKLGVSTPARGWDYEINPVDSRDINFTFTRNQTKFMTGFEVDSKMGNLAEKYKDYDFNQYDMSWSEKFGLPFNTGLTFKLKGSYFDVDSIDGFYNDYVGGLLGLKGYSFYSIGGTRTVYGSATYRFPLMLRKNIDMGFMNLKKIYAGVFYEAGNAWTNQDDFDFNETLLSDLKTDIGLSLRFYAISFYGMPTAIEYQVAYGFQKFIDEEVEYGNELRHYFTVLFGFPEF